Genomic window (Pongo abelii isolate AG06213 chromosome 4, NHGRI_mPonAbe1-v2.0_pri, whole genome shotgun sequence):
agtagatgTTATAGAAATAAGGTGAGATATAAAGGAAATAGATTTGATGTCAGTATCCTTACAAATCAAGGAATTAGgataataacaatgaaaataatctCGGTGCAGAGtaccttttcttttaattttgccagTCTTCTTTGTTTTTGTGCCTTTTCATCTTCCTTTGCCTGTCTATCTAGAATTTTCAATTCAAGTTTATgtaaatccttaaaaaaaaaacccatagcaTTAAGAAAGCATTTGAACTAGAATTTGTTCAAAATTTAGTTGTTcacaagtaaaattaaattacCTTACCTATCAATATTCCttcaatattaattctttccaaCAAAGCCTAACTAAGAGctttattttctctgaatataAATGGTAACACATGCACAtcctttctgtattattttattttaggcatCTCTTGTTTTACTTTAAGGTTCAACCTAAAACTCTCTTTTAATAGGTGAGTTAAGCCCATTTTCATTCATCAATGTAGGTATATGTCTGATTTCAGATCtctcttattattttatattttctgttttgtgggttttatttttttcttttattatgtgtCCTGCTTATTTTTGGGGTGTATGAGGAGGAATGGGAACTTTTGTTACTTAGGaagatttttatatatgaactaaaataaatgaactaaaattTTCAGTATTAATGTGCTTTGTCCGTGTTTttgtctgttatttttctttgtaccTCCCTTAGTTTTTGCTTTACAAACATTGCTGCTATATATTTTGATGCACATAACAATTcataaattatatctcatttgcaccctttttcattttaaagtccCCTTCCTTGTCTTAATACTTTTTGGAATGAATTCTgccagtatgtctttattagcatttTTCTTGTATATGTTTGTTTAAAATCACCTTTAATTTGACCACCCAGCAATAATCACAATTCCTTTAAGAAGACAAGCATCTACAATGCACTTAACTCTAGGGTACAGGGATGCTCAAAAAAACACACCACTAATGCAAACACACCACTAATGCCCTCATGGAGCCTACATTATGGTGGGGAAATGAACAAATAAGCAAGTCATCAATATGGTAAAGCCAGCCAGTTTGGCAGAGAAGACAAATCATTCAATCTTGCCTATGGCTACCTTTCTAGTCTCATCATCTGTTGGTTCCCCTCTCCTGCTTAATGCCCTAAGAATATTGAAGTGTTAATAGTTTCCATCACAAACCATACTGTTACACTCTTTCAAGCTGCTATTCATGCTGTTGCCTCTGCTAGGAAGGACCTcgtctttccttcccttcttcaaGACTCAACCTAAGTATTACCTTCTCTCTGCCACTCATAGCTGTGGTAGTGTCCCTCCCTGTACTCCCTCCTAAGTACTCTGTCCATACCTCAATCACCACACTCTTTAACACATTATACTGGAATCTCCTACTTCCACATATCTTTCCCACTAGACTATAACCTACTAGAAGTTAGGGAGCACGGCTTACTCATTTTGGTATACTAATGCTATATACAGGTCCAATATACAAGTACTCAATTTTTGCTGAACTGAATTTGGAAGTAATACCTCCATGtgtagcatttaaaaattatttaggaaaTAGATTTACTCACTCTTTCTTGAAATCTGGAAATTTCATCAGcagcatttttccttttttctgccttttctgccTTTTCCCTTATCTCCTTTTCAAGCCTCAAAAATTCTtcctgttctttcttctgctgggtatAACTTTCTAGTAGTAATTTTAACTTAAACTGGCGCTGGCGTTCTTTCtgatgttttttctgtttctcttcttcttcttttaactGGGAAGCACATTTCATTGACATTTctatacttttctgtttcttccaagCTTCAACTGccaatttctgtttctttctttgttcctctttttGCTTTTGATTATCCTCTTGTTTATTATGAAAAAGCATAGGTGTGTTGTCTGCCTTTCCCTTTAACTTGAAAATTTCCTCCCTTTTTTGCTGCTTTTTAGTTTTCCAACTCTGAATTgactaaatgatttttttaaaaaaagaaagcaagagaaaaaagttttttaatagccaaaagtattttaaaatacatcaattCCATCTTTCTAGAAAGAATATTGATTGCAGGATGCTGGATGCTTAGGTTTttcagctttgttttatttttaaccaatgcgatttttttctacttctgttttttaaaaattgctgtctCTTAAAACTCTGAATAATGGGTTATCCTTTtggccttcctctttctctcttaatCACCAAGTTCACAAGGACTATAACTCATGAATTATCCTTCTCCTCTttacctgcttctttttttttttttttgagacggagtttcacttttgttgcccaggctagagtgcagtggcgcgatctcagctcactgcaacctctgcctcccaggttcaagtgattctcccgcctcagcctcccaagaagctgggattataggtgccagccaccatgtccggctaatttttttgtatttctagtatagatggggtttcatcatgttggccaggctggtcttgaactcctgacctcaggtgatccacccaccttggcctcccaaagtgctgggatgacaggtgtgagccaccgtgccaggcctacctgcttcttttattttcatggGCAACATCCCTTTCCTCTAATCATCTCATTTCTGCTTTCAAATTCTCTTTCTAGACTTAGAATACTTTCTGAGTGATCTTTATCTGGTCAAATATCAGAAGAAGAATTAAAGAGTAGGGTGGTTAAGAACATGAACACTGAAGCCAGACTATTTGGGACCAAATCCTGGCTTTGCCGTTTACTAGGTGTGGCGTTGGATGAGCCACTAAACTTCCCTGTCCTCATtttgctcatctataaagtggTAGGTAGTATTTCTTGCACAgtgttgttatgaagattaaatgagttagcgTCTGGCACATAGTGCTTCTGaagtatgtataaataaataaataaaacagctcAATAGCTACAGAGCTGTCTTTACATATGGgtatgtaaaaattatttcaaattctaGCAGGCTTCTCCATGCCATTTAGGGCATATTCACTGAATTACCTTCCCTCCAAGTCAAGAAActatttcctcatctttctttATGATATATCATTCATTCCACTCAATAAATCTttatggtatgtatatatactatatacaaggCAATATGATGGCAACAATGAAACAATATTAAAACTATACCAAATGCCATCTAGTACAGTGCTACTCAAAATACCAGTCTGCAAAAATATCGGGAATTTGTGTCAAAAGGCAAATCAATGCACTGCTTCTTTCAATGTGAAAAttttctatggaaaaaaaaaagtcaattgaaCTAAACAGTGCTCACTGCATAGTTAATTCTGGTGCAACTATTTTATCCCACTGTAAACCAGTAACAGTTTGCAAACCCATATTTAATCCATGGACCAAGTCTGAGCAGCACTGTTCTAGGTGAAGTTCAACACAGGCATACCACAACACATCATATAAAAGGTGTAAGTGTTAGTGAAATCCTGAGGGAAGTTACTTATGTTTGGGTGGGCAAGGAGGAGGCAACATCTGATCTGGGCCAATTTTGATAAGCTGGGATTggagggggaaagaaagaatggaggTTCCAGAAAGTGAGAACAAGATAAGCAAAGGCATTCAGGCCAGAAAGTTCACAGCATGTCTGAAAATGTCAGTATAATATCTTCACTTATTAAAAACACAGGATATATTAAAGGAAGTGGGagataaaaatggtaaatttccTACTCAACTTCTTAAAACTCCGTAGATTTAAAACTGAGCTCCTGATATTTTCCTCCAaacttccctttcctcctccaacATGCCTTTCTTCAGTAAATGGCACCTCCACTTTCACAAACCCTTCTATCTCACTCCTACATCCTGCTCATATCCTATCAAACTGATGATATATCAGTCACCAAATATCAGGAAATAGAGCAAATGGGAACAAGGAAAATAAGCTAGAATCTGAATGGTTTACTTTTATCACAAGAATCAGTGTGTCTGTTTCTTTAGGTGGTTTTCATTAGCAGAATAAACTAGAGGACTTGGTAAAGCACAGATTGTTGGGCCCTACCCTCACAGTTCTAATTAGGTCTGGAGTTGGAGCCTGCTAAGTTCTAATAaggtcccaggtgatgctgatttTGCTGGTCTAGGGACCACTTTGAGAATCCCATGTTTTCAGTATCTTGGGGAAAAAAGCCCAAATGACTTAtgtttcaaacatttttcttaaaaccCGAGAAGTCAATTTCCCTACATTCAATTTATTGCCGGAGGGAGGGATGGGAatgacaagaacaacaaaaatgcaGCTATTCCCTCTAAAACTTTAGACTAAACATGGActcaattatttctttaatactCCTTAGGTATACCATCTATGGAATAAACACAACCTTTTTGTTAAACCAGGTAAGTCAAACTTCGTCATCGCtgaactctacaaaaaaaaaaaaaaatgactctgaCTTACTGTGGTTCTCAACTAGGGGCTATTTTTCCCCTCCAGTGGACATCTCGCTAGAGACATTTTTGATAATCACAATTAAAGAGATATTATAAGCATCTACTCGCTGGAAACCAGGGATGCCATCCTATAATGCACAGAACaggcccccacaacaaagaattatctagctCCAAATGTCAATAGTATCAAGGTGAAGAAATCCTGATCTGATGGAAAGCCAGagtaatatttttgtaaaaatggacCTTTTTAGGTATCTGCCACAATCAGGcgttattttttttctggggtAGCTAACATTCTGAGTCTTTAAAATAAGCAATATGGTTGAAGtttaaaaatctcaaagaaatgTTTACTAGTCAAAGCATTTTTTCTACTGCCTCTTGATTTTTCTATTCAAAACAATGTGGCCTTTGCTGGTAAGATGACTTTTTTCAAAAGTCTCAGTGGATCTGGATTGCTCACATTTCTGAGAAGTGGATACAGAGGACTGGACCCATAATCAGAGGCTTTTTGTCCCATTATGTTATTTGTGAGGGAGACATGTTTGGCTATGAGGAAGTCCAAATGTTGTTCTATTACTTGGGTAAAATtacttgactttctttttttatttttattttttcttgagactaggtctcgctcaggctagagtgcagtggtgcaatcacagatcattgtagcctcaacctcctagcctcaagcaatcctcccacctcagcttcccaagtagctgggaccacaggtgcgtggcaccatgctcagctaatttttctgtattttttgtagagacagggttttgccatgttgcccaggctgatctcgaactcctgagctcaagcgatccatccgccttaacctcccaaagtgctgggattacaggtgtaagcccctgtgcctggccaaaattactTAACTTTCAATGCCTCAGTTTCATCTTCTATTAGATTGTCGGGGGAGGGGAACTATAAACACACTTCATGGGATTGCTGTAAAGTTAATGAGACATGTTAAGTGTTTAGtacagtgcctagaacatagAAACACAGAATGAATAAtagctattataattattacctctttttttctttcttctagagCCAGAAACTTTTGATACCATTTTTCATGCTGTTGAACttcattttgtgtttttccaGGAAGGTGTTCTAGAACTTCTTCCATAAATGTTGGCTTCCCTTTATGTTTGTTTCTCACCTTTACAAAGTTCTGGTGATCATAATCATCCCAGCCACCTTGTCGCCCTCCTGTTTGCTGAAGGAATTTTTCAAAATCTAGTACCTCTTCTGGAAGAGTACTTGGTATTACTTTGTCTACAGGAACTTTGCTTGAAATTGCTCTGAAAGCTTTCTCTGTTTCTGAATTACCCAAAGCCCATGTGTCAATTTTTCTTGATATGGCACTCAACTCATTATTAGTTGTCTTCTCTTCTTTAATTAGCTCTTcatatctaaaattttaaaaataaagtttgaataAGAAGACAATCCATATTAACTCTTCATTTTCCATCAAATTTAAGATACCAGACTCTTTATATCATCTTCTCCGCTTCACATTACtaacatttataaatttaagcCTTAAAAGAGTCTCCTCAGAGATAAAAACAATCTTTCAAATTCTTATTTGGGATTTTATAGTAactaaatatgaataaaatttcaCTTTAAATACGAAAAGCCACCTAAAACTGAGAACAAGAAAgatattgtatttcttttgtataAGACTCAAATACATAATAACAGAATGCATTATATGCAAAAACCTACTGGGGccagttattaaaaaataaaggtcaataattttatattaaaatgagtTTAAAACATACATCAACCTCTGCTCTTCTTTAAAAGTGTTAAttgcattttcaatttcttccatcATTTCTCTGAGCTTCTCAACAACTGTAAAAGAAACATGGAAAATTATTTTGTGCCATTTTCCCATATGGCTAAAAGTTAAAtattaggaagaaaaagaggaatgttcccctaattttaaaatatttcttagccTAAGGCATAAGAAAGTTGTGCTCAAAAGTGAATTTTTATGATTGCTATTTTTTCTGATTACAGACATTTTCCCTATATACTCATATcataattatctccattttagagcTGAGGGAATGAAAGCTCAGAGATatcaagtaacttgcctaaaATTACATAGCTAACAAGTGAAAGATCAAAGGTTTGACCCAACACCTGTCTGATTCCTAAGTCCATACACCCTGAGCCCTTTAATTTGTTGCTTTGATTCTCAGGAATGAATATTACAGTAAGCAAGGAGGTAGGGATAtaatttgtgggatttttttccaaaaactaGCATTTGTCCTAAatcagtttaacctttccttatGTATTAGAAATGCCTCTcaaagataattatttcaaaaagcaAATGAAGGGAAAACGCTGGGACAGGATTAAGGAAATCAatcttttttccccttaattaGCTGTTTTTAAACCTTTGTATAACATAGATTCCCAATCCTGTAAATGACACTAGTATGTTTTCGGCCTACCTTATAATTTCTAAGGATTTGATAATACTTTAACAGATATATGCAGAAATGCCCGATTATAGTTCTCCAGTGTAAACTTACTAAATCCTAACCGATAGAGTTTAGCTACATTAATAAACTTATTAAGTCCTAACCAATAAAGTAGAGTTTAGCTCCATTAATAAACTTATTAAGTCCTAACCAATAAAGTAGAATTTAGCTCCATTAATGCCAAATAGAAAATACTAACACATAAGAaagattataatatttaaatttacttaCAATCAGGTGTAGGCTTCACATCTTTTAACTGATGCTGAAGTTTCTTTACATTATTATGTATTTTGGCCAATTGTTGCTGGATTTTTGCTCCTATGAGGAAGAAGtatgcacttaaaaataattatgtgacAAATGTGGTTACAATTCAGGATTCTATATGTAAGAGTGATCACTGTTAGTAAAAGCCAAGAGCAattaaataaagaacaaaagataGTTATTTATGTCAAAACATTAATACTTTAAGCACCTTTGCTCTAAATAAAGCATCTTTCGATATCTTCCAATATTTAAAAGCATAATGGGCTAAGTCTTACTATAACCCATGCTAAGGAaatgtcttttttccccctctgtgtAGATTGAGTTATTGGACATTGTGTTCGATGTAAATATTAGCAGTTTCAGCATAGTTTGTTTTGCTCTTTAAtagtgtttcatttctttttaatttgttataatttatggAAATAGAATTTGGTCTTAACTCTATTGTGGGAATATTAAAACTATTTAGTTAATTCTGTGAATACTGAGAAACTTCCCATTGAGAATTAATTTCATCCAACTAAATCCTCTAGGAAAGGGGCAGGTGATACTCATTGATATCACTGGCATGGCCCTGAGGAGGTGCCTCGGGTATCATTCAGTGGTATACTACGCCACAGGTTGCCAAGCTCAATCAAAGGACCAGCCTGGAGTAAAATATTAGGCCCACGACAAAGCCTGAAAAGTAAATGAGAGTGTCAACGATGTTTTCAAATCGTCTTTATCAGCACAAAGGattcttctttcatatttttttctgaaggaatAATCTTACTTTAATATTTACTTAAATTACCAGGCTAATGTCAAAATATTTGCATTCTTATAAtagtagtattattattttattatcttgggGTACTTTATGCacccttctcttttttgtttttgcaacttTTCCACAAATGAGCACGAAGCACCAAAGGCTTGGTACAAAAGTccttaaaagtaattattttttaagaaaaagtttatcTATAGGTTTGCAGTCAGTGTGAATatccaaaataaacctcttaatACGTATATGACAACTTTGTCTTGTTCtgtgtttttcattaaaattcaagAATTCCATAAAGGCAGAAACTTTTTGTAATTTACTTTGTAGGGTCTTACTGTTGAACTTTAGGTCAAGAAACGTCCCTAGTAAAGTAATTAggaaagtgttttttgttgtttcattttagcCTTAGTTTGATCAGCTACCAAAATATCACTACAGGGCtgataatctttttattttatttattcatttggatATATAGACAAATCATTTAAGTACAATATGACATAAATGCAGGCTAAAATTGAGGTATGATATTTGAGGTAAGGAATAGGTATTTCTACTGCTTAGCTGTAATATATGAAGGGAAAACTTCTCTATCTTTATGCTAAGACAAGCATTCTTTACTCTCCTAGAcaggaaaaacataaaatgtagtaACACTACACTTTATAAGAGCAaaacttataaaaataacttaaaaaaataagagcaaaactaTAGAACAAAGGGAAATAGATTGGTACAAATAAAGTTGCCATAATAAAGGGAAAATCAAGTGACCTAAAATTTGCACAAAATTTTACTTATTGGCATTACCGAGACATAGAAAAATCAGCCTCCCAGTTGTCTACAAAAGAACTgagggaaataaagaaatattgaatCTGGGTGTCTAGGTTTTTCAATGTatcaaagaaggaaaatgattccTGCCACTGCTTGACAAAGGATAACTTTTTAAAGTAGtgtaatcttttcttttaaaaaatagtgcaaccttatattttgaaagaaaaaaatcactaggaatttattttaattgatgaTAAGGGAGTATCACGAGCAGTCTCATCTCTACATAGTAAgtcttaatattttataaagcttAGTTATTTGATaaccattatttttcctttaagaaatgcTAAGCagcttttttaatataaagatttTATAACATACAGAATCTAACGctacaatgaaacaaaatattctcAAATTCTTTAAGGGTAACATTCAGTACACTCTTGACGATGATTAATATTcataacaaacaaaagaacacagTCATGTACAATCTATCTATAAGgtacatttttgtatattatcTCATCAGATGCACAGTAAGGCTCTCCTGAGGTAGAAATGACAAGTTTTAGAATGTAGACAAGGAAACCCAGGTTTATGCAATTATCTGACTTGATCACCTCATACAACTACTAATTATAGCTTTGAATCTGTGGATGCTTACTGAGTCCAGGGCTCACTCAACAATGCCAGGGTAATGAGCTAACATCAGACAGCCCAGAAATCACTctgcttttaagaaattttaatagCATTTGGTGGTGTGTCAAccaaaaaaatcccccaaatcctctctttctttttaaattggaaGAAACATACAACAGAAAACAATCCAGTTGGTATGACTAAATAGTGACCCGAAAGAATAAACACATGTCCCTAAAAGACAAATTTTACCAACTAAAATACAGAGAATATAACACAGTCAATAGAGAACTGACTCTGTTGATAGAGAACACAACACAGTCAATGCACAAAGACAAAGCACAGGGTAAAACTGCAACTTTATATCGCTCAATAGTTTTTAGATCATCACAAACTCAACTTACTTTCTGTTTTCCTGCTGTGAATCAATTTATTTTCCAATTCTTCTAGCATACTATGTTCAATTCTGAAGTCACTTTTTTGGTTGTAGAAATGACTGTGTTTATCTTTTTCCATGTTAATTACTctttaggaaaagaaataaatagtataaatatgatttaaatatattcttagtAGTTTAAAATATGAAGACACTCAATAATCAGTATTTTATATTTGGATTAATTCATctatggaataaaaataattactttggtTAATAAGGCTAAGGAATCAAAACATTAGTCAAAATAATAGCTAGAAGAGTTAATTTCAATCAAAAACAACTATAATTTGAACTGCTATTTAAAtcataaaatgataatttaagaaaatgtggatATACATTTGCTTTGAAAATGCATAAGCTTTTGACTATTGATTCCAACTCAGTCTCACTGGAGCCTGAAAATGGCCATCACTGCTGACAACTGCTTTCAATAGTAGATACTATTAATTTTGTAACCTTAGCCAAGATGGTTAACCTCTCCAGGTATGAACCTCCTCATCACTAAAACGTGAATAATAACAGCTCTCCACTATCTAATAGGGCTATTATTCacatcaaatgagataatatatgtgggAGATCTCTGTACAGTACAAGTATACTATGGAAATGcaagttattaatattattaataaaactaaaacttCAAGAGACTAACCATCTACAAAGACAGGAAATTTCGGGTATTTAATGACTATTGTCTACATTTACTTCAGGGCTTCTTTCAGCACATCTTTGCCCCTTGAATTTAGTCTATCTAACAGTAAGGAGTTCTCATTGTTAGTTTGCACcctaagagaaaacaaaaacaaaataaaacactactgagaaacttttttgatTGGGCAAAGAAATTAATTCTcaagttaccttttttttttgagacagggtctggctctgtcacccaggctggagtgccatggtgccatctcagctcactgcagccttgacctccctggctcaagcaatcctccaacctcagtctcctgagtagctgggactacaggggcgcactaccatgcccagctaattttttttttttttgatagatacagggttttgccatgttgcccaggctagtcttgaactcctgagctcaagtgatctgcccacctcggcctcccaaagtgcgtgagccatcatgcccagccaaaattaattttcttaatgtgtTTCTTTCTCCCAGAAGGTGGAAATTAATATGAATATTTCTCCACTAATCTTGGATTTAATAAGTGGTGGAGCATCGCTGGCCATTTACTTAATTCACACAGCCTGAGAGGCAACTATCTATACCGTAGAGTTTCCCAATCTTTTCCACTTTGCCAcacatacagaattttttttttttttttttttttgagacagagtctcgctctgtcacgaaggctggagtgcagtggtgagatttcagctcactgtaacctccgcctccctggttcaagcaattcccctgcctcagcctcccaagtagctgggactacaggcgcctgccaccatgcctggctaatttttgtatttctcgtagagacagaatttcgccatgttggccacgctagtctcaaactcctgacctcaagtaatcttcccgccttggcctcccaaaatgctgggattacaggcatgaaccactgcatctgACCGCCCATAGagaaaaatttaatattcataagACACATGGGGGTAGACAGATGAGACTGCCCCAGAGCCCACCACTGCTCCAAAGGCTGAGGGGATCATGTCTTAGCATGTGTGTTTAGGTAGCTTCTACTGTTTGTGAGAAGAAATAATGGGTAGATAAAGATATG
Coding sequences:
- the CCDC112 gene encoding coiled-coil domain-containing protein 112 isoform X6, which encodes MAALTTVVVAAAATAVAGAVAGAGAATGTGVGATPAPQQSDGCFSTSGGIRPFHLQNWKQKVNQTKKAEFVRTAEKFKNQVINMEKDKHSHFYNQKSDFRIEHSMLEELENKLIHSRKTERAKIQQQLAKIHNNVKKLQHQLKDVKPTPDFVEKLREMMEEIENAINTFKEEQRLIYEELIKEEKTTNNELSAISRKIDTWALGNSETEKAFRAISSKVPVDKVIPSTLPEEVLDFEKFLQQTGGRQGGWDDYDHQNFVKVRNKHKGKPTFMEEVLEHLPGKTQNEVQQHEKWYQKFLALEERKKESIQSWKTKKQQKREEIFKLKGKADNTPMLFHNKQEDNQKQKEEQRKKQKLAVEAWKKQKSIEMSMKCASQLKEEEEKQKKHQKERQRQFKLKLLLESYTQQKKEQEEFLRLEKEIREKAEKAEKRKNAADEISRFQERVENNVSRDPSRLYKSTKGWEERTKKIGPTGSGPLLHIPHRAIPTWRQGIQRRV